From the Deinococcus aquaticus genome, one window contains:
- a CDS encoding RNA-guided endonuclease InsQ/TnpB family protein: protein MNIVRTAKLKLTCSSEQRSRLQAVTTAYRAAQNHASRWAFEHGKTSSGIAIHKGCYAHIRAEYGLASQLACSVRDSVSAAYKTLWTTTKQSIARLKTAQGQAARKGRRLPRLYRGLDHAPVFKALTLEYHYGRDYSFKTGRQVSVMTLQGRMTVGYDGWNAHLDDLQHLETDIGAAKLWYDRPKKQWYLLVAYTVQKPVAVRELKQVVGVDVGQRYHAVTKVMNPGADGTVTMFEGSAHRQKADHYQHLRTKLQAKGTRSARRRLVSISARERRFTAQRNHVLARQIIDANPLALIGMEELAQIRERTERRSNPHASKKQRHANRVRSTWSYAQLRAMVTYKAPLAGSLVIAVDPQYTSQTCPQCTHVSRENRLQGGEQFTCVNCGFAEHADIVGAVNVGLRAWQWKQEQEQQDLSGCLSAIPSREAEDVTLYDAEGGVRSAVEAEGSHKPATSVVGC, encoded by the coding sequence TCACGACCGCCTACCGCGCCGCCCAGAATCACGCTTCCAGGTGGGCGTTCGAACACGGCAAGACCTCCAGTGGCATTGCCATCCACAAAGGCTGCTACGCCCATATCCGCGCCGAGTACGGTCTGGCCTCCCAGCTGGCCTGTTCGGTTCGCGATTCGGTCTCCGCAGCCTACAAAACCCTCTGGACCACCACCAAGCAGTCTATCGCCCGCCTGAAAACCGCCCAGGGGCAAGCGGCCCGTAAGGGCCGCCGCCTGCCCCGCCTCTACCGGGGACTCGATCACGCTCCGGTCTTCAAAGCCCTGACCCTCGAATACCACTACGGCCGGGATTACTCGTTCAAAACTGGACGTCAGGTCTCCGTGATGACCCTGCAGGGCCGCATGACTGTCGGGTATGACGGCTGGAACGCCCATCTCGACGACCTACAGCACCTGGAAACCGACATCGGGGCTGCGAAACTCTGGTACGACCGCCCGAAGAAGCAGTGGTACCTTCTCGTCGCGTACACCGTCCAGAAACCCGTTGCTGTCCGGGAACTCAAACAGGTCGTTGGCGTAGACGTCGGGCAGCGCTACCACGCAGTGACGAAGGTCATGAACCCCGGCGCAGACGGAACAGTCACCATGTTTGAAGGGAGTGCCCACCGACAGAAAGCCGATCACTACCAGCACCTCCGGACGAAGTTGCAGGCCAAAGGCACCCGAAGCGCCAGACGGAGACTCGTCTCCATCAGCGCCCGGGAGAGACGGTTCACGGCCCAGCGCAACCACGTCCTCGCCCGTCAGATCATTGACGCCAATCCTCTCGCCCTGATCGGGATGGAAGAACTCGCCCAGATCAGGGAACGCACCGAACGCCGTTCCAACCCGCATGCATCGAAGAAACAACGCCACGCGAACCGGGTGCGCTCCACGTGGAGTTACGCGCAGCTCCGGGCGATGGTGACGTATAAAGCGCCGCTGGCCGGATCGCTGGTGATCGCCGTGGATCCCCAGTACACGTCGCAGACTTGCCCGCAGTGCACGCATGTCAGCCGGGAGAACCGGCTCCAGGGTGGGGAGCAGTTCACGTGCGTGAACTGCGGCTTTGCGGAGCATGCGGACATTGTCGGGGCAGTGAATGTGGGGCTGCGGGCGTGGCAGTGGAAACAGGAGCAGGAACAGCAGGATCTTTCGGGATGCTTGTCAGCCATCCCCAGCCGAGAGGCTGAAGACGTGACCCTCTATGACGCTGAAGGCGGAGTTCGCTCTGCAGTTGAGGCTGAGGGGAGTCACAAGCCCGCGACTTCAGTCGTGGGTTGTTGA